One part of the Phycisphaerae bacterium genome encodes these proteins:
- a CDS encoding tRNA-dihydrouridine synthase has protein sequence MSNPCQSIPAIPPGVDVCRRAPVPVGRCAVGAPAALAIGPISLDAPFAQAALSGYSDVAMRVLAREYGCPYSLNEVVLDRLVGQGGKRMKRMLSIDPAEHPVGGQLMGSEPSQFAEAADDMVGMGYDAIDINFGCPVKKVLGRCRGGFLLSDPPVAISIVRAVFDAVSGRVPVTLKMRRGLDDSIESERNFFKILDAAFEIGCSAVTVHGRTVKQRYVGPSRWEFLARVKRHVGDRVIIGSGDLFTARDCVRMLNETGIDGVSIARGAIGNPFIFGEIRALLAGRELPGPPSISAQRAAIERHVHLLAAHHGEPASVLQFRKFGVRYSELHPLNLDVKSAFLRVRSPGDFHAMLDQWYGDESQYPPVERRDRPEALIAAGAAWNCGAE, from the coding sequence ATGTCGAATCCATGTCAGAGTATCCCGGCGATTCCGCCGGGCGTTGACGTCTGTCGCCGGGCGCCGGTGCCTGTCGGCCGGTGCGCGGTTGGGGCGCCTGCCGCGCTGGCCATCGGTCCGATCTCGCTGGACGCACCGTTCGCGCAAGCGGCGCTCTCCGGTTACAGCGATGTCGCGATGCGCGTGCTAGCTCGCGAGTACGGCTGCCCGTATTCGCTGAACGAAGTCGTGCTCGATCGGCTGGTCGGGCAGGGCGGCAAGCGAATGAAGCGCATGCTGTCGATTGATCCCGCGGAGCATCCCGTCGGCGGCCAACTGATGGGAAGCGAGCCGTCACAATTCGCGGAAGCGGCCGATGACATGGTCGGGATGGGGTACGACGCCATCGACATCAACTTCGGGTGTCCGGTGAAGAAAGTGCTTGGCCGATGCCGTGGTGGTTTTCTGCTGTCGGATCCGCCCGTCGCCATTTCGATCGTCCGCGCCGTGTTCGATGCGGTTTCCGGGCGCGTGCCCGTGACGCTGAAAATGCGCCGCGGCCTGGATGATTCCATCGAAAGCGAGCGCAATTTTTTCAAAATTCTTGACGCCGCATTTGAAATCGGCTGTTCCGCTGTGACGGTTCACGGCCGAACCGTCAAGCAGCGTTATGTCGGTCCGAGCCGCTGGGAGTTTCTCGCACGTGTCAAGCGACACGTGGGTGATCGCGTCATCATCGGCAGCGGCGACCTTTTCACGGCGAGGGACTGCGTGCGCATGCTGAACGAAACCGGCATCGACGGGGTGTCAATCGCGCGGGGAGCCATCGGCAATCCGTTCATCTTCGGCGAAATTCGAGCGCTGCTGGCCGGACGGGAACTGCCAGGGCCGCCCAGCATCTCAGCCCAGCGAGCGGCGATCGAGCGTCACGTGCATTTGCTCGCGGCGCACCACGGCGAGCCCGCTTCGGTTCTTCAATTTCGCAAATTCGGCGTGCGTTACAGCGAGTTGCATCCGTTGAATCTGGATGTCAAGTCGGCATTCCTGCGCGTGAGGTCGCCGGGCGATTTCCACGCGATGCTGGACCAATGGTACGGCGATGAATCGCAGTATCCGCCGGTTGAGCGGCGAGACAGACCGGAAGCGCTCATCGCCGCCGGCGCGGCGTGGAACTGCGGGGCCGAATAG
- a CDS encoding alpha/beta fold hydrolase, translating into MKRFQSGFVFGMVAIVGVFGAVGGAVGQDKPTMEIGKSKRPPPDFSDRKVTFNTPDGITIEADFYPVKVEVPKRTPAVVLIHMYPKNRSSWKEFVPDLRAKGIAVLAYDIRGTGGSTKPESMNLTEQYKARSTALFQLATLDAVAAFDFLRQQEYIDTSRVALIGASVGCTISLDFANQTSDAKAIVCLSPGVNYFDLDSLATIKTAASYLPILLISPEAEYDAVEKLAEVGGARVETEKYPGGKEYHGTNMLSSPFGDKVRERILAFLVKNLEIKDEKKSDDDKKKKVTSDDDSKGEKDKKKKSKKSGKKKSNESTK; encoded by the coding sequence ATGAAACGATTTCAAAGTGGGTTCGTGTTTGGCATGGTCGCGATCGTGGGGGTGTTCGGCGCGGTCGGCGGAGCCGTGGGACAGGATAAACCGACGATGGAAATCGGTAAGTCAAAGCGCCCGCCGCCCGATTTCAGTGACCGCAAGGTGACCTTCAACACGCCCGACGGCATCACGATCGAGGCGGATTTCTATCCTGTCAAGGTCGAGGTTCCGAAGCGCACGCCCGCCGTGGTCCTGATACACATGTATCCGAAGAATCGCTCGAGCTGGAAGGAATTCGTCCCGGATCTGCGAGCAAAGGGGATCGCGGTGCTGGCATATGACATTCGCGGCACCGGCGGCAGTACCAAGCCGGAGTCCATGAATCTCACCGAGCAATACAAAGCGCGATCCACCGCGCTGTTCCAGCTCGCGACGCTTGACGCGGTCGCGGCCTTCGACTTCCTTCGCCAGCAGGAGTACATCGATACTTCGCGGGTTGCGCTCATCGGTGCGAGTGTCGGCTGCACCATATCGCTTGATTTTGCAAATCAAACGAGCGATGCAAAGGCCATCGTCTGCCTCTCGCCCGGCGTGAATTATTTTGACCTGGATTCGCTTGCGACGATCAAGACCGCCGCGTCCTATCTGCCGATTCTGCTGATCTCCCCCGAGGCGGAGTACGATGCGGTCGAGAAACTGGCCGAGGTCGGTGGCGCCAGGGTCGAGACCGAGAAGTACCCGGGCGGCAAGGAATATCACGGCACAAACATGCTTTCCTCGCCGTTTGGTGACAAGGTGCGGGAGCGAATTCTGGCGTTCCTCGTCAAGAATCTGGAGATCAAAGACGAGAAAAAGTCGGACGATGACAAGAAAAAGAAGGTGACAAGCGACGACGACTCGAAGGGAGAGAAGGACAAAAAGAAAAAGTCGAAGAAGTCCGGCAAGAAGAAAAGCAATGAATCGACCAAGTAA
- the hslU gene encoding ATP-dependent protease ATPase subunit HslU, translating to MKELTPRRVVEELDKYIIGQAEAKRAVAIAIRNRWRRLQLPDTMREEIGPKNILMIGPTGVGKTEIARRLAMLVNAPFLKIEATKFTEVGYMGRDVDSMVRDLVEISIGMVKKEQTEVVRESAERLTEERILDELLPRPSSELSGHVVDEGAESSRRRSREKLREQLRAGDFEDRLIELQVEQKQMPVGMLATTIGGAEQLGPEIQDLMDRLMPTRQKNRKVTVREARRIIFDDECEKLIDREKTIELAVRRAEESGIIFLDEMDKLCSQGSGHGPDVSRQGVQRDLLPIIEGATISTRYGPVRTDHVLFIAAGAFHLSKPSDLMPELQGRLPIRVELDDLTKEDFVRILSEPRNALTKQQVALLATEGLAVEFTADGIDEMASIAADVNKRTENIGARRLQTIMEKVVEKMSFDAPEMSGRDVTIDGGYVRDRLGEIARDVDLSKFIL from the coding sequence ATGAAGGAACTCACGCCTCGGCGCGTCGTCGAGGAACTGGACAAGTACATCATCGGCCAGGCCGAAGCGAAGCGGGCCGTTGCGATTGCAATTCGAAATCGCTGGCGGCGGCTTCAGTTGCCGGACACGATGCGCGAGGAGATCGGCCCTAAGAACATCCTCATGATCGGCCCCACCGGCGTAGGCAAGACCGAAATTGCCCGCCGCCTTGCCATGCTGGTAAACGCGCCCTTTCTGAAGATTGAAGCGACCAAATTCACGGAAGTCGGCTATATGGGCCGCGATGTGGATTCGATGGTCCGCGACCTCGTCGAAATCTCCATCGGAATGGTCAAGAAAGAGCAGACCGAGGTCGTCCGCGAATCAGCGGAACGACTGACCGAGGAGCGCATCCTCGATGAACTGCTTCCGCGACCATCCTCTGAACTATCCGGCCACGTGGTCGATGAGGGTGCCGAAAGCAGTCGCCGTCGGTCACGCGAGAAACTGCGCGAACAGCTTCGCGCCGGCGATTTTGAAGACCGGCTGATCGAACTTCAGGTCGAACAGAAGCAGATGCCGGTTGGCATGCTGGCGACAACCATCGGCGGCGCCGAACAACTCGGTCCGGAGATTCAGGATCTCATGGATCGGCTGATGCCCACGCGCCAGAAAAATCGAAAGGTCACGGTCCGCGAGGCTCGCAGGATCATCTTCGACGACGAATGCGAAAAATTGATCGACCGCGAGAAGACCATCGAGTTGGCCGTTCGTCGCGCCGAAGAGTCCGGCATCATCTTTCTGGATGAGATGGACAAGCTTTGCTCCCAGGGAAGCGGTCACGGTCCGGATGTCAGCCGCCAGGGCGTGCAGCGCGACCTGCTTCCGATCATCGAGGGCGCGACGATCTCGACGCGCTACGGCCCCGTTCGAACAGATCACGTCCTGTTCATTGCCGCCGGCGCGTTTCATCTTTCAAAGCCGAGCGACCTGATGCCGGAGTTGCAGGGTCGATTGCCGATTCGAGTGGAACTGGATGACCTCACGAAAGAGGATTTCGTGCGCATCCTTTCCGAGCCTCGGAACGCGCTGACCAAGCAGCAGGTCGCCCTGTTGGCGACCGAGGGGCTCGCGGTCGAATTCACTGCCGACGGGATCGACGAGATGGCTTCGATCGCTGCTGATGTCAACAAACGCACCGAGAATATCGGCGCCCGCCGGCTTCAGACCATCATGGAAAAAGTCGTGGAAAAGATGTCCTTTGATGCGCCGGAGATGAGCGGCCGGGACGTCACTATTGACGGCGGATACGTGCGTGATCGGCTCGGCGAAATCGCGCGGGACGTCGATTTAAGCAAATTTATCCTCTAG
- the rpiB gene encoding ribose 5-phosphate isomerase B: protein MKIALGADHRGYEAKSRVKALLEEMGQQAQDFGTDSSRSMDYPDPAYAASRAVQNGDCDMGILFCGTGIGMSITANKLHGIRAALCHDELTAEMARRHNNANVLCLPADLIGDALMRRIVEVWLNTQFEGGRHERRIDKIREIEDKQCKP, encoded by the coding sequence ATGAAAATCGCGTTAGGTGCCGATCATCGCGGCTATGAGGCCAAGTCCCGGGTGAAGGCGCTGCTCGAGGAGATGGGTCAGCAGGCACAGGATTTCGGGACCGATTCGTCCAGGTCGATGGATTATCCCGATCCTGCGTACGCGGCGTCACGCGCCGTTCAAAACGGTGATTGCGACATGGGTATTCTCTTCTGCGGCACCGGCATCGGCATGTCGATCACGGCGAACAAGCTGCACGGCATCCGGGCCGCGCTGTGCCATGATGAGCTTACCGCGGAGATGGCGCGGCGCCACAATAACGCCAACGTCCTCTGCCTGCCGGCCGATCTCATTGGCGATGCGCTCATGCGGCGCATCGTCGAAGTGTGGCTGAATACGCAATTCGAAGGCGGCCGCCACGAGCGACGAATCGACAAGATCCGCGAGATCGAAGACAAGCAGTGCAAGCCCTGA